The following DNA comes from Methylophilus sp. 5.
TGCTATTTCAAGCCTGATGGAGCCAGTGATTATGGTGGTACTCGGCGTGCTCATTGGCGGTCTGGTGGTCGCCATGTACATGCCTATTTTCAAAATGGGCAAGGTGGTCAGCGGCGGCGGCTAACCGCAACAACTGAACACTACTAGCAAACAAAAAGGCCGGTATCCCCGGCCTTTTTTGCATCGTCAAATATACACAGAAATTACTTCTTGGCAGCTTGCAATGACTTTTCAATTTCGTCGTAAGGCTGTGCACCTAGCATACGCTTACCATTTTCAAAAAATAGGGTCGGCGTGCTGTTAACCCCTACTTTGTGTGCAAGCTCACCGACTTTTTCCAGCGGCACTTCACATTTGGCTGTGCTAGAAGGTAATTTGTTATTAAAAATCCAGTCCTGCCAGGCTTTCACCCGATTGGTGGCACACCAGATGCTGCGGGACTTATTGGCTGCATCCGGGTGTAACTGCTCAATCGGGTATAAAAAGGTGTAAATAGTCACATCGTTAATATTAGTGAGTTCTTTTTGCTCCAGGCGTTTGCAAAACGGGCAATCTACATCAGAAAACACCACCAGCTTACGGCTGCCATTGCCCTTGACTACTTTAATCGCCTGATCCAGCGGCAGGCTGTTAAAGTCGATTTTGCTCAACTCGTCCATGCGCTCGCCAGTAATGTCTTTTTTGGTTTTGGGGTCAACCAGGCGGCCTTCGGCAATCAGAAAGCTGAATTTGTCATCGGTGTAAATAATCTGCCCGCCCATAAACACTTCATACAAGCCTGGGTATGGCGTTTTGGTCACACTGTCGACCTTAAATTTTGGATAAGCCGCTTCAACAATTTTCTTCAGGCTGGCTTCGTCTGCAATACTGTTAAAAGACCACAATGTGGCCAAGGCAATCAAGCCCCCAACCACACACTGGCCAATAGATTTTTTCATGACATACTCTTTCTCAAACATGCGCCACCTGCATTAACTTCAATCAGCCTTGCGTCGCTGCGCGAATTAAAAAACGTTTAAGCATAGCACTGTTTTCTACCCCACGTAAGCCTAACAGGGCTGCGTGCGTCCATAGGGCTTGTGGGCGTGCGAACAAGCTATCCAGGCCACGGGTCAGTGCATGCATCTTCAAAATATCTGGCTGCCGGGTACGCATCACATGCCGTAAAAAATGCGCGTCTCCCAGCGGCCTGATGGCAGGTAATTGTGCAACGTGCGCACACAGCGCCTGCACATCCTGAAAGCCTAAGTTAACCCCTTGTCCAGCCATTGGATGCACCTGATGGGCGGCATCGCCCAACAGCATCACTTGCGGCAAGGCCACGGTTTCTGCGGTGTTCTGTAGCAACGGAAACGCCAGCACCGGGCCACTCGGTGTTAACTGGCCAAGTACGTGACCACTTTGCTCTGCCACTTCAGCCGCCAGTGCCTCGGCAGATAATGCCTGTTTTTGCACGGCAACAGCGTGTGGTAGTGCCCACACCAGCGACACCTGCTGTTGCGGCATCGGCAACAATGCCAGTGTTTCATGTTTGCCAAACCACTGTCTGGCAACATTGCCGTGCGGCAACGCGGCTTTAAAGTTAGTGACTAACGCCGTTTGGGCAAAATCAACCTGCTGTACACCAACACCACATTGCGACCGCACCCACGAGCGTGCGCCATCTGCGCCTAACAACAACGCCGCCTCAATATCATGCTGCGGCAAGGATAACCGCGCAGTGTGACCGCCATGTTGCAGTGACTGCGCCGGTGCGTCGGTGATCACCGTCACCTCAGACTCAGCCAGTACTTGCCAGCAAGCATGCATCAAGGCCTGGCTTTCAACAATCACCCCCATGTCAGTCAGATGCGCCTCTTCTGCCTGCAAGCACAAACTAGGTGTCGCATGCCTATGCGTAGGCGACCATAAGTGCATAGCCGCAATGGGATTGACGCGGCTGGCAGGCAGCCGAGACCATACCCCTAAGCTACGCAACCAGGCAACGCTTTGATTAGTCAGCGCATAAATGCGGGCATCCCAATGCGTCAGATCCGCTATCCAGTCATTCGCCAGCGATTGCGCTGGTTTGGCATCGGTTAAGACCACCTGATTACCCAGACGCGATAAAGCAATCGCGGCGGTCAGGCCGACCAGGCCTGCCCCGACAATCACCACATCGGTTTTAATCAGAGAATTTTCAGCGGCCATAACTCATTTTATTGACCAAAAAACGGCGTGCCATTGGCAGCATGCTGAGCGCACCCAACCCTGCGCCTCGTAACAACCCCACACCCACCAGCTCATTAGAAAACACATTGACCAGAAAGTCAGTGAACTGCAAGCCACGCCCGGTATCTTGCTGGCGTGAATGATGATACTCAGCCAGCCGGTGCGCAGCACCCCATTCACTGGCCTGCGTGGCGGCCACATTGCTTGCCAGCGCAACCGCGTCACGGATACCGACATTAAAGCCCTGCCCGGCCACCGGGTGCATGGTTTGTGCTGCATTGCCAATCACCACGCAATGTGCCGCAAACGTCTGGCCTAGCTTGCTCAATTTGAGCGGAAACTTGAAGCGTTTGCCCACCTGTAAAAATTTACCTACGCGATCACCAAATGCCGCATGCAACGCTTGCAGAAAAGCCGCATCATCGAGGGCGGCAATCTCGTCAATATACTGCTGCTCACCGGTCCAGACCAATGAAAATTGCGAGCCGTTTGGCAGCAATGCCATCGGCCCACGCGGCGTAAAACGCTCGTAGGCAATATTGCGATGTGGTTGCTCGGTTTGCACCAGACCAACCAGCGCATCATGCCCATAATGTTTGGTCTCACGCACCAGCCCAGGAATCGCCTCCAGGCTACGGCCACCATCAGCGATCACCGCCAGGGGCGTCGTTAACTGTTGCAAAACACCATCCGTATCAG
Coding sequences within:
- a CDS encoding DsbC family protein; the encoded protein is MKKSIGQCVVGGLIALATLWSFNSIADEASLKKIVEAAYPKFKVDSVTKTPYPGLYEVFMGGQIIYTDDKFSFLIAEGRLVDPKTKKDITGERMDELSKIDFNSLPLDQAIKVVKGNGSRKLVVFSDVDCPFCKRLEQKELTNINDVTIYTFLYPIEQLHPDAANKSRSIWCATNRVKAWQDWIFNNKLPSSTAKCEVPLEKVGELAHKVGVNSTPTLFFENGKRMLGAQPYDEIEKSLQAAKK
- a CDS encoding FAD-dependent monooxygenase yields the protein MAAENSLIKTDVVIVGAGLVGLTAAIALSRLGNQVVLTDAKPAQSLANDWIADLTHWDARIYALTNQSVAWLRSLGVWSRLPASRVNPIAAMHLWSPTHRHATPSLCLQAEEAHLTDMGVIVESQALMHACWQVLAESEVTVITDAPAQSLQHGGHTARLSLPQHDIEAALLLGADGARSWVRSQCGVGVQQVDFAQTALVTNFKAALPHGNVARQWFGKHETLALLPMPQQQVSLVWALPHAVAVQKQALSAEALAAEVAEQSGHVLGQLTPSGPVLAFPLLQNTAETVALPQVMLLGDAAHQVHPMAGQGVNLGFQDVQALCAHVAQLPAIRPLGDAHFLRHVMRTRQPDILKMHALTRGLDSLFARPQALWTHAALLGLRGVENSAMLKRFLIRAATQG
- a CDS encoding FAD-dependent monooxygenase, producing the protein MQTINHPVVIGGGPVGLVLALSLQQSAVPVTVLEAQSAGAMYGDGRALALSYGTRQVLEHLGVWSLLETAVTAIETIHVSQQKGFGRTVLKAQEHDLPALGYVVSYGALMQALDARIAQSPVGIEVQYQVPVTGLNVHARATEIEYQSAADTDGVLQQLTTPLAVIADGGRSLEAIPGLVRETKHYGHDALVGLVQTEQPHRNIAYERFTPRGPMALLPNGSQFSLVWTGEQQYIDEIAALDDAAFLQALHAAFGDRVGKFLQVGKRFKFPLKLSKLGQTFAAHCVVIGNAAQTMHPVAGQGFNVGIRDAVALASNVAATQASEWGAAHRLAEYHHSRQQDTGRGLQFTDFLVNVFSNELVGVGLLRGAGLGALSMLPMARRFLVNKMSYGR